The proteins below are encoded in one region of Candidatus Flexicrinis proximus:
- a CDS encoding aminoacetone oxidase family FAD-binding enzyme — MADADIAVVGAGAAGLTAAIWAARTRPGLRVVALDSAAKLGAKILVAGGGRCNVTHDAVDEGAYAGSSRNAIKKVIKRFDVQETTAFFREIGVELKREATGKLFPVTDSARTVLDALLRAADKAGVQLWHPRRIEDIKHDGSEFIVRGPWGEITARRVVLATGGKSLPKSGSDGHGYALATRLGHSITPRLLPALVPLLLPSGHLLTTLSGISAEVSVTCRSAEGQVVAAFDGPLLCTHFGVSGPVVLDISRYWQHASADDEPAQLSVNWLPGESFASVDGQLAEAPKASALRWLNGRLVERLARALCTAAGIDATAPLGRLTRGERQTLTRTLVDYPLPVTGTRGFTYAEVTAGGVPLGEIDLKSMESRVRRGLHLCGEVCDVDGRIGGYNFQWAWSSGYVAGTAAANAL; from the coding sequence ATGGCGGACGCCGACATCGCGGTGGTCGGCGCGGGCGCGGCCGGGTTGACCGCGGCGATCTGGGCTGCGAGGACACGACCTGGGCTGCGAGTCGTCGCGCTGGACAGCGCAGCGAAACTGGGCGCGAAAATCCTCGTGGCGGGGGGCGGACGCTGCAATGTGACGCACGATGCCGTGGATGAGGGCGCGTATGCGGGCTCGTCGCGGAACGCGATCAAGAAAGTAATCAAGCGCTTCGACGTGCAGGAGACAACGGCGTTCTTCCGTGAGATCGGGGTCGAACTCAAGCGGGAAGCGACCGGAAAGCTGTTTCCGGTGACGGACAGCGCGCGCACGGTACTCGACGCCCTGCTGCGCGCGGCGGACAAAGCCGGCGTTCAGCTCTGGCATCCACGGCGAATCGAAGACATCAAGCATGACGGAAGCGAGTTCATCGTGCGTGGGCCGTGGGGCGAGATCACTGCTCGGCGGGTGGTGCTGGCGACGGGGGGCAAGAGCCTGCCCAAGAGCGGCAGCGACGGACACGGGTACGCGCTGGCGACGCGGCTGGGACATTCGATCACGCCAAGACTGCTGCCGGCACTGGTTCCGCTGCTGCTGCCAAGCGGCCACCTCTTGACGACGCTCAGCGGGATCAGCGCCGAGGTGAGCGTGACGTGCAGGAGCGCCGAGGGGCAAGTCGTGGCGGCGTTTGACGGCCCGCTGCTTTGTACCCACTTCGGCGTGTCAGGTCCGGTGGTTCTGGACATCAGCCGCTACTGGCAACACGCCAGCGCAGACGACGAGCCGGCACAGCTCAGCGTGAACTGGCTGCCAGGGGAGAGTTTTGCCTCGGTGGACGGACAACTAGCCGAAGCGCCAAAGGCGAGCGCGCTGCGGTGGCTGAACGGCAGACTCGTCGAGAGGCTGGCGCGGGCTTTGTGCACCGCGGCGGGAATCGACGCGACAGCACCGCTGGGACGTCTTACGCGCGGGGAGCGGCAAACATTAACACGGACACTGGTCGATTACCCGCTGCCGGTGACCGGCACACGCGGCTTCACATATGCGGAAGTAACGGCAGGCGGTGTTCCACTGGGCGAGATCGATCTGAAAAGTATGGAGTCGCGGGTGCGGCGGGGGCTGCATTTGTGTGGCGAGGTGTGCGACGTTGACGGAAGGATCGGCGGCTATAATTTCCAATGGGCGTGGTCGAGCGGGTATGTGGCAGGGACGGCCGCGGCAAACGCCCTGTAG
- a CDS encoding metal ABC transporter permease encodes MDRAFVDFALNFISLEQFNSLLSDPRTVATLVGALVAISGALLGSILFLRQMSLTTDAISHTILLGIVVAFLVMVFVFGMEPDLSSPWLILGAAAAGVATVVLTETIQRTGIVKADAALGLAFPFLFALSIILVSRFVDDVHLDTDSVVVGEIGVAWANTNSVCLDSCDGVTITPDHPAARVSRQCVNCVDGISPRSQNAIFEETCSNCGTYTAAQAYGQRLIDEPPSLAFIPRALGVMAVITAINLLFVTLFYKELKLSTFDAALARALGFRPGLLHYLLMILVSVTAVGAFDAVGAILVVAFFIIPPATAYLLTRRLSTMLVLAPMIGALAAYTGYDLARGSFLGLIRIDSILVWLDGIVGLDGYTTWNVSISASMVLMMFVFLVLAWILSPQSGLIAGVIQRSRHRSRFTEYVVLGHIANHAGSPQADTELAVPTLHEHFRWSPLRMRLTLARLRTSQLVSIQDDHVLLTERGQQTLADFRR; translated from the coding sequence ATGGATCGCGCTTTCGTAGACTTTGCCCTCAATTTCATCTCGCTGGAGCAGTTCAACAGCCTACTCAGCGATCCGCGTACCGTCGCCACGCTGGTCGGCGCGTTGGTCGCCATCAGCGGCGCCCTGCTCGGCTCTATCCTCTTTCTCCGTCAGATGTCGCTCACGACCGACGCCATCAGCCATACCATCCTGCTGGGCATCGTCGTCGCCTTTCTGGTCATGGTCTTCGTGTTCGGCATGGAACCGGATTTGTCCTCGCCCTGGCTGATCCTCGGCGCGGCTGCCGCGGGTGTCGCCACCGTCGTCCTGACTGAGACTATCCAGCGCACCGGCATTGTCAAAGCTGATGCCGCCTTGGGGCTGGCCTTCCCGTTTCTGTTCGCCCTCTCGATTATCCTGGTCTCCCGCTTTGTCGACGACGTCCATCTCGATACCGACAGCGTGGTCGTCGGCGAGATCGGCGTCGCCTGGGCAAATACCAACAGCGTCTGCCTCGACTCCTGCGACGGGGTCACCATTACGCCCGATCATCCGGCCGCCCGTGTCTCGCGCCAGTGCGTCAACTGCGTTGACGGCATCAGCCCGCGCAGCCAGAACGCCATCTTTGAGGAAACCTGTAGCAACTGCGGCACCTACACCGCGGCACAGGCCTACGGGCAGCGCCTGATTGACGAACCGCCTTCGCTGGCCTTCATCCCCAGGGCGCTGGGCGTCATGGCCGTCATCACGGCCATCAACCTGCTATTTGTGACCCTTTTCTACAAGGAACTCAAGCTCTCGACCTTCGACGCTGCGTTGGCCCGCGCACTCGGTTTCCGTCCGGGGCTTCTCCACTACCTGCTGATGATTCTCGTCAGCGTGACGGCGGTCGGCGCCTTTGACGCGGTCGGCGCGATTCTCGTTGTGGCCTTCTTCATCATCCCGCCAGCCACCGCCTATCTCCTGACCCGTCGTCTCTCAACCATGCTCGTCCTCGCGCCTATGATCGGCGCCTTGGCGGCCTACACCGGCTATGACCTCGCCCGTGGCAGTTTCCTTGGCCTCATCCGCATCGACTCGATCCTCGTCTGGCTTGACGGCATCGTCGGCCTCGACGGCTATACCACCTGGAACGTCTCGATCTCCGCCTCGATGGTCCTGATGATGTTCGTGTTCCTCGTCCTGGCTTGGATCCTCTCGCCGCAGTCCGGCCTCATCGCCGGCGTCATCCAACGCAGCCGTCACCGCTCGCGCTTCACCGAATACGTCGTCCTCGGTCACATCGCCAACCATGCCGGCTCGCCGCAGGCCGATACCGAGCTCGCCGTTCCCACCCTGCACGAGCACTTTCGCTGGTCGCCGCTGCGTATGCGCCTGACTCTGGCGCGCTTGCGGACATCCCAGCTCGTCAGCATTCAGGATGACCACGTCCTGTTGACCGAGCGCGGCCAGCAAACACTCGCCGACTTCCGGCGCTGA
- a CDS encoding metal ABC transporter ATP-binding protein, with protein sequence MNGQLALEINDLTVAYNSTPALWDVDISVPNGVLSAIVGPNGAGKSTLIKAVLGLIPRAAGTAKFFGLPYEKARSRVGYVPQRGSVDWDFPTSVLDVAMMGLYGKLGWIRRPGKAERLVAMNALEQVGLTDFAHRQIGQLSGGQQQRTFLARALVQEADLYFMDEPFAAVDAVTEKAIVEVLRSLRETGKTVVVVHHDLSTVPEYFDHVSLLNVELIASGPTVAIFTDENLRKAYGGRFAILDGQGV encoded by the coding sequence GTGAACGGACAACTTGCGCTTGAAATCAACGACCTCACCGTTGCCTATAACAGCACGCCGGCGCTCTGGGATGTCGATATCAGCGTCCCCAACGGCGTCCTTTCCGCCATCGTCGGGCCAAACGGCGCCGGCAAGAGTACGCTCATCAAGGCCGTTCTGGGCCTAATCCCTCGCGCGGCAGGCACGGCCAAGTTCTTCGGCCTGCCCTATGAGAAGGCGCGTTCCCGCGTCGGCTATGTCCCGCAGCGCGGCAGCGTCGATTGGGACTTCCCGACCTCTGTCCTCGATGTCGCCATGATGGGGCTTTACGGCAAGCTGGGCTGGATACGCCGTCCCGGCAAAGCCGAACGCCTCGTTGCAATGAACGCCCTTGAGCAGGTCGGCCTGACCGACTTCGCCCACCGCCAGATCGGTCAGCTCTCCGGCGGCCAGCAGCAGCGGACTTTTCTGGCCCGCGCGCTGGTACAGGAAGCCGACCTCTACTTCATGGACGAGCCGTTTGCGGCCGTTGACGCGGTGACCGAGAAGGCCATCGTCGAAGTCCTTCGCAGCCTTCGCGAGACCGGCAAGACCGTCGTCGTCGTCCACCATGATCTCTCCACCGTGCCGGAATACTTCGATCACGTCTCGCTCCTCAACGTCGAATTGATCGCCAGCGGACCGACCGTGGCGATCTTCACCGACGAGAACTTGCGTAAAGCCTATGGGGGGCGCTTCGCCATCCTTGACGGTCAGGGAGTGTAA
- a CDS encoding metal ABC transporter permease, with protein MFELDYTLRTVALGGALLGLVSGVLGSFAVLRRQSLMGDALSHAALPGVAIAFLFSGRELSALLLGAGIASLFAVGFIRALTSTTRIKQDAAMGIALASWFAMGIALLSYIQGRPDAGQAGLDKFIFGQAAAMVQGDVDLIARVGLMIFAVLALLWKEFKLITFDPEFARANGFRVRLLDSILSTLVVAAIVLGLQLAGVILMVGLLIGPPVAARQWTNGLGQMVLLSAVFGAVAGGAGAAISSLDVNVPTGPLIIVASFVIVVFSICFAPGRGVVWSVFQRRRDRRAFARLARQPHLLPLPTKSNQGSV; from the coding sequence ATGTTCGAACTGGACTACACCCTCAGAACCGTCGCACTGGGTGGCGCGCTGCTTGGCCTGGTGAGCGGTGTGCTGGGCAGTTTCGCCGTCCTTCGCCGCCAGAGCCTCATGGGCGATGCCTTGAGTCACGCGGCGCTTCCCGGCGTCGCTATCGCCTTCCTGTTCAGCGGTCGCGAGCTGTCGGCGCTGCTTCTGGGCGCTGGCATCGCCAGTCTGTTCGCCGTTGGTTTCATCCGTGCCCTCACCTCCACCACGCGCATCAAGCAGGACGCAGCCATGGGCATCGCCCTCGCTTCATGGTTTGCCATGGGCATCGCCTTGCTCTCTTATATTCAGGGACGGCCTGATGCGGGGCAGGCGGGACTGGACAAGTTCATTTTTGGCCAGGCGGCGGCAATGGTTCAGGGCGACGTGGACCTCATCGCTCGTGTCGGGCTGATGATTTTCGCCGTCCTTGCTCTGCTGTGGAAGGAATTTAAGCTCATCACCTTCGACCCGGAATTCGCGCGCGCCAATGGTTTTCGGGTGCGCCTTCTCGACAGCATCCTTTCCACGTTGGTTGTCGCCGCCATTGTCCTCGGCCTCCAGCTTGCCGGCGTTATCCTGATGGTCGGGCTCCTGATCGGCCCGCCGGTTGCCGCGCGCCAGTGGACCAACGGTCTCGGTCAAATGGTATTGCTCTCGGCGGTCTTTGGTGCCGTCGCCGGTGGGGCAGGGGCGGCCATCAGCAGCCTTGATGTCAACGTCCCCACGGGTCCCCTCATTATCGTCGCCTCCTTCGTGATCGTCGTCTTTAGCATCTGTTTCGCGCCGGGCCGTGGTGTTGTCTGGTCGGTCTTCCAGCGCCGCCGCGACCGCCGCGCCTTTGCCCGCCTTGCCCGGCAGCCGCATCTGCTGCCCCTTCCCACCAAATCCAACCAGGGGAGCGTCTGA